Proteins encoded by one window of Cuniculiplasma divulgatum:
- a CDS encoding acyl-CoA dehydrogenase family protein, with protein sequence MVEEEIYEELRNNVREFVQREVEPVAKKMDLEDYFPEKVFRNMGKMGYLGITVGEEFGGANLGYMGQAIIEEELGYSSPSLALSYGAHSNLTLDNLYRNGNNEQKETYVPKLVSGEWIGSLGLTEPLSGSDAMNMKTTAQKEGDSYIINGSKTYITNAPYADLFLTYCRTGKEHSAFIILSTDEGFSRGKKFDKMGMRGSPTGEIYFQDLKVTGSRLIGKENHGRHIILSGLNSERAILSFIFVGLARRSLEEAIKYSVERKQFGESLYKFEMIQDKLATMYTRYRAAKLLAYETLEHLDKNKMDVKNAAASILYSAQVSEYISRECIQIFGGAGYIHDTGIDRLMRDAILGQIGAGTTEIRKKLISGALIKEFREGRKID encoded by the coding sequence ATGGTTGAAGAAGAAATATACGAAGAATTAAGAAATAATGTAAGGGAATTTGTACAGCGTGAGGTTGAACCTGTTGCCAAGAAAATGGATCTGGAGGACTATTTCCCGGAGAAAGTCTTCAGAAACATGGGGAAAATGGGATATCTTGGCATTACCGTCGGCGAGGAGTTTGGAGGTGCAAATCTTGGTTATATGGGACAGGCAATTATAGAGGAGGAACTGGGTTATTCCTCTCCTTCACTGGCACTCAGCTACGGTGCACACAGTAACCTAACGCTTGATAACTTATACAGGAACGGAAATAATGAACAGAAAGAAACCTACGTTCCAAAACTAGTATCCGGCGAGTGGATCGGTTCACTTGGTCTGACTGAGCCCCTTTCTGGTTCAGATGCCATGAATATGAAAACTACAGCTCAAAAAGAGGGAGACAGCTATATAATTAATGGTTCCAAAACATATATAACCAACGCCCCTTATGCAGATCTGTTCCTTACTTACTGCAGGACAGGAAAGGAACACTCTGCCTTCATAATTCTTTCCACCGATGAGGGATTTTCAAGAGGGAAAAAATTTGACAAAATGGGAATGAGAGGTTCTCCTACAGGTGAAATATACTTTCAGGATTTGAAAGTAACCGGTTCAAGATTAATTGGCAAGGAGAACCATGGGAGACACATAATTCTCAGCGGATTGAATTCAGAGAGAGCTATTCTATCTTTCATTTTTGTTGGGCTAGCAAGAAGGTCCCTGGAAGAAGCAATTAAGTATTCAGTGGAGAGAAAACAGTTTGGTGAATCACTGTATAAGTTTGAAATGATACAGGACAAGCTGGCAACAATGTATACCAGATACAGGGCTGCAAAATTGCTTGCATACGAAACTCTGGAGCATCTTGATAAGAACAAAATGGATGTGAAGAATGCGGCAGCATCAATCCTTTATTCAGCTCAGGTCTCTGAATACATATCAAGGGAATGTATCCAGATTTTTGGTGGAGCAGGTTATATCCATGATACTGGAATTGATAGATTAATGAGGGATGCCATCCTTGGTCAGATCGGAGCAGGAACTACAGAAATAAGAAAAAAGCTCATATCGGGGGCACTGATAAAGGAATTCCGCGAAGGAAGGAAAATTGATTGA